A single Paenibacillus kribbensis DNA region contains:
- a CDS encoding sodium-dependent transporter: MSLSKGQNSLSDKNERFSSAGFILAAIGSAAGLGNIWKFPYITGQYGGAAFFLLFIVCLLLVGLPVLLAELALGRAGRGSAASAMVKVGGHPIWGKMSIMFVIVPFVILSFYAIVGGWTLHYAVEAFSGSLFSNNDFAGQFASFSSGYAPLVWLLIVFAFTAVVVTLGVSNGIEKFNKILIPAKVILLLVLMINALMLPGASGGVSFFLNPDFSKLSIESALVALGHAFFSLSLGMGIMVTYGAYVDRRQSLGGAMLAVGGGDLIYAFIAGMIIFPTTFSFGINPAQGPSLVFIALPAAFSAMPFGAFFGGLFFVLLAVAALGSMVSLLEVPVAYVMERFRWSRVRSVIIVSVLCLMLGVPSALSMGLVPELKVGDKSFFDFVDFTASNIFLPLGGLLIVIFTGYYWKTAGEHANLKPFWFRVWLFGLRYVAPILMLLVFLHTSGIIKF; this comes from the coding sequence ATGAGTTTGAGCAAGGGGCAGAATAGCCTGTCTGATAAAAATGAACGCTTCTCGTCGGCCGGATTTATCTTGGCAGCGATCGGGAGTGCGGCAGGACTGGGTAACATTTGGAAATTTCCGTATATTACTGGACAATATGGCGGAGCTGCATTTTTCTTGTTGTTTATCGTCTGCCTGTTGCTTGTAGGCTTGCCAGTCCTTTTAGCGGAGCTTGCGCTTGGACGTGCGGGTCGAGGAAGTGCTGCTTCTGCCATGGTCAAAGTGGGTGGTCATCCGATTTGGGGCAAGATGAGCATTATGTTTGTTATCGTGCCATTTGTTATTTTGTCGTTTTATGCCATTGTAGGAGGCTGGACACTGCACTATGCCGTAGAGGCATTCAGTGGAAGTCTGTTTTCAAATAATGATTTTGCTGGACAGTTCGCCTCCTTTTCCTCGGGCTACGCTCCGTTGGTTTGGCTGTTGATTGTTTTTGCATTTACAGCAGTCGTGGTTACGCTTGGGGTATCGAACGGGATTGAAAAGTTTAATAAAATTTTGATTCCCGCCAAGGTTATCCTGTTGCTCGTGTTAATGATAAATGCACTTATGCTGCCAGGTGCGAGTGGGGGCGTATCCTTCTTCCTGAATCCTGACTTCTCTAAACTTAGCATAGAGTCTGCATTGGTTGCTTTGGGACATGCCTTCTTCTCGCTCTCACTGGGGATGGGGATTATGGTCACGTACGGTGCTTATGTGGATCGTCGACAATCGCTGGGTGGAGCCATGCTGGCAGTTGGTGGCGGGGATTTAATCTATGCATTTATCGCAGGTATGATTATTTTCCCTACAACCTTTTCCTTTGGAATTAACCCAGCTCAAGGGCCGTCTCTGGTCTTTATTGCTTTACCGGCTGCGTTCTCTGCCATGCCTTTCGGTGCTTTCTTTGGCGGGTTGTTCTTCGTACTGCTGGCGGTTGCTGCATTAGGTTCTATGGTATCCTTGCTGGAAGTACCCGTAGCCTATGTTATGGAACGGTTCCGTTGGAGCCGGGTTCGCTCGGTTATCATCGTATCTGTCCTGTGCCTGATGCTGGGTGTCCCTTCTGCATTGTCCATGGGACTGGTTCCGGAATTAAAAGTCGGCGACAAATCCTTCTTTGATTTCGTTGACTTCACAGCTTCCAACATCTTCTTGCCGTTAGGCGGCTTGCTGATTGTTATATTCACAGGTTACTACTGGAAGACTGCGGGTGAGCATGCGAATCTCAAACCCTTCTGGTTCCGCGTATGGTTGTTCGGTCTTCGGTATGTTGCACCGATCCTGATGCTGCTGGTCTTCCTGCACACCTCAGGAATTATCAAATTTTAA
- a CDS encoding glycoside hydrolase family 88/105 protein: MANPISQPTTNPTKTDSWAVRMSDSVLARSPEFFEKWEYDHGVIYKGLEWVGELTGNPKYMEYVKKQMDHFVDENGVIQRYKVDEFNIDHVNNGKLLFTLYRATGDERYKKAAYQLRSQLEKHPRTSEGAFWHKQIYPYQIWLDGLYMGAPFYAEFIREFGDPSEFDDVTLQFKLCYKHTRDPETGLLYHAWDEKHEQPWCNPETGCSKNFWGRSMGWFVMALVDVLDYIPEDHADFPALINMLTETLEALLKVQDEASGVFYQVLNLGHVKGNYLEASASCMILYAIAKGVRKGYLPEHYRQEAEIIRKGIIDEFITITEEGLVNLNKTVQVSGLGGKDRRDGTFAYYISEPIVTNDPKGIGAFIQAMGEAERI, from the coding sequence ATGGCAAATCCGATATCACAACCAACGACCAATCCGACAAAAACAGATTCCTGGGCTGTACGCATGAGCGACTCTGTACTGGCACGTAGTCCTGAATTTTTTGAAAAATGGGAATATGACCACGGTGTCATTTATAAAGGCCTGGAATGGGTTGGCGAGCTAACAGGTAATCCCAAGTATATGGAATATGTAAAGAAACAAATGGATCATTTTGTTGACGAAAATGGCGTCATTCAGCGCTATAAAGTAGATGAGTTCAACATTGACCACGTAAACAACGGTAAGCTGCTCTTCACTCTGTATCGTGCCACAGGGGATGAACGTTATAAAAAGGCAGCTTACCAATTACGCAGTCAGCTGGAAAAACATCCGCGCACCAGCGAGGGCGCATTTTGGCATAAGCAAATCTATCCATACCAAATTTGGCTGGATGGCCTGTACATGGGTGCACCGTTCTACGCTGAATTTATCCGCGAATTCGGAGATCCATCAGAGTTTGACGATGTGACCCTGCAATTCAAGCTATGCTACAAGCATACGCGTGACCCAGAAACAGGTCTGCTCTACCACGCTTGGGATGAGAAGCATGAGCAGCCTTGGTGCAACCCGGAGACAGGCTGTTCCAAAAACTTCTGGGGCCGCTCGATGGGCTGGTTTGTCATGGCACTCGTTGACGTACTGGACTATATTCCGGAGGATCATGCAGATTTTCCTGCCTTGATCAATATGCTGACAGAAACACTGGAAGCTCTGCTGAAGGTCCAAGATGAAGCTAGCGGCGTCTTTTATCAGGTGCTCAATCTGGGCCACGTGAAAGGTAATTATCTGGAAGCATCCGCTTCCTGCATGATTCTGTATGCGATCGCCAAAGGCGTGCGCAAAGGCTATCTGCCAGAGCATTATCGTCAAGAAGCGGAAATCATCCGCAAGGGAATTATCGATGAATTTATTACGATTACCGAAGAAGGACTTGTGAATCTGAACAAAACGGTGCAAGTAAGCGGCCTGGGCGGTAAAGATCGTCGGGACGGTACATTCGCCTACTATATCAGCGAGCCTATTGTAACCAACGATCCTAAAGGGATCGGTGCTTTTATTCAGGCGATGGGTGAAGCAGAGCGGATCTAA
- a CDS encoding DUF2339 domain-containing protein codes for MEDFKDRLHTIRQEQNKLLKEYQTLIADYEASDIILENEVLRQRFEEYQARCIQLEERVRHMEQENGRLRTSLTEQMLSEKANMIRISREKLEIYFASKTTEGQNRLTAFEYGAKNRVDQLIQQATHELKEDQDEIVARLRLFSEEIRDRIMEQRQRFQEAERKLLHQTASEFQQLGEEEISEETMQKRMKQNQFEMKLGLNWINKLGILLIILGVGAAFKYSYSNWFTGNMKGVAFFLLGALMLVGGEWLYRKQKQTFALGILGGGISVLYGSIFYSYFLLEIIGMYTGIGLSVLVTVTAVLLSLRYESRTICSFGLVGGYLPLFSYMAANGLEGNAVYIAMGYLFLLNLLILLVSLRKRWVIVQYISFMLNTPLMVVLAWLSESTAASMLYAVSTFAMYLAMTLWVPFRLKAKLSWLDFSLLALNTVVSCSVLYSLFGDAGLDDYKGLLAFVFCLVYGGLGRWVSRYIPAEKQTKILFYATSLTFAILMIPFQFGVRWLSMGWLIEAVLLTLCGYRYRLKELERAGWGILGLCLGAFFFVDFPIYLLSGFETDYFGLKYTLITLGMLVVTFFYAIQFSRPDAFKNNRLYEMRVMQGFKYAALVNVYCYLLYEAGHWYNIVVSDGFAHYTLYKVLLYTCVSLVLAYFLPKVKLLYDRVIKYYSLALYVIGYTLGLLVTVAVPTLHENYAQNTAADYVALTVLTAFNVLVFFSSRDFLNALMTRHYRSIELYPVIMGVYLLGIITAFLGVQFRLGDAGLVFSLVYLLLAILYIVYGFLKRLVYIRRFGLGLTLLSTGKLLLYDLHLLTTGSTIVAYFSFGVVLLAISYIYQKVSNSMGEAIIKQDVEEKM; via the coding sequence ATGGAGGATTTTAAAGATCGTTTACATACGATTCGCCAGGAACAGAACAAGCTGCTCAAGGAGTATCAGACATTAATTGCAGACTATGAAGCCTCGGATATCATTCTGGAGAATGAGGTGCTGCGACAGAGATTTGAGGAATATCAGGCTCGTTGCATTCAGTTGGAAGAGCGGGTACGACATATGGAGCAGGAAAATGGAAGGCTGCGCACTTCGCTAACGGAGCAAATGCTGAGTGAAAAGGCGAATATGATTCGCATTTCCCGTGAAAAGCTGGAGATCTATTTTGCATCCAAAACAACAGAGGGGCAGAATCGGCTGACAGCCTTTGAATATGGGGCCAAGAACCGGGTGGATCAGCTTATTCAGCAAGCCACACATGAGCTTAAAGAGGATCAGGACGAAATCGTCGCCAGATTGCGGCTGTTCTCGGAGGAGATTCGTGACCGGATCATGGAGCAGCGCCAGCGGTTTCAGGAGGCCGAGCGCAAATTGCTTCATCAGACAGCAAGCGAGTTCCAGCAGCTCGGAGAAGAAGAGATCAGCGAAGAAACGATGCAGAAGCGCATGAAGCAGAATCAGTTCGAAATGAAGCTAGGCTTGAACTGGATCAACAAGCTGGGGATTTTGCTCATTATTTTGGGTGTAGGAGCCGCCTTTAAATATTCCTATTCAAACTGGTTTACAGGAAATATGAAGGGTGTAGCCTTCTTTCTGCTGGGAGCGTTGATGCTGGTCGGCGGCGAATGGCTGTACCGCAAGCAGAAGCAGACCTTTGCGCTCGGTATTTTGGGCGGCGGGATTTCCGTGCTGTATGGATCGATTTTCTACAGCTACTTTTTGCTGGAGATCATAGGAATGTATACAGGCATCGGCTTGTCCGTACTGGTTACGGTGACCGCTGTGCTATTGTCATTAAGGTATGAATCGCGAACGATATGCTCTTTTGGTTTAGTAGGAGGATATCTTCCGCTGTTTTCCTATATGGCAGCGAACGGGCTGGAAGGGAATGCGGTTTATATCGCCATGGGTTATCTGTTTCTGTTGAACCTGCTCATTCTGCTTGTATCCTTGCGCAAGCGGTGGGTCATTGTGCAATATATCAGTTTTATGCTCAATACACCTTTGATGGTTGTGCTGGCATGGCTATCAGAAAGCACCGCAGCGAGCATGCTGTATGCAGTTAGTACATTTGCGATGTATCTCGCTATGACGCTGTGGGTGCCTTTCCGTTTGAAGGCAAAGCTGTCATGGCTGGATTTCTCCCTGCTGGCTCTGAACACCGTCGTGAGCTGCAGCGTTCTGTACTCTCTCTTTGGCGATGCGGGTCTGGATGATTACAAAGGTCTGCTGGCATTTGTCTTTTGCTTGGTGTATGGGGGTCTGGGACGATGGGTTAGTCGATATATTCCAGCGGAGAAACAAACGAAAATATTATTTTATGCGACTTCACTGACCTTTGCCATCCTCATGATTCCGTTCCAGTTTGGAGTGAGATGGTTATCCATGGGCTGGTTGATCGAGGCCGTGCTCCTGACTTTGTGTGGGTACCGTTACCGGTTGAAGGAATTGGAGCGAGCGGGCTGGGGCATTTTAGGACTATGTCTGGGCGCATTCTTTTTCGTCGATTTCCCTATATACCTGCTGTCAGGCTTTGAAACGGATTATTTCGGGCTCAAATACACACTCATTACGCTCGGGATGTTGGTTGTTACTTTCTTTTATGCCATTCAATTCAGCCGTCCGGATGCGTTCAAAAACAATCGTTTATATGAAATGCGTGTCATGCAAGGGTTTAAATATGCAGCTTTGGTGAACGTGTATTGCTACCTCTTGTATGAAGCCGGGCACTGGTACAATATCGTCGTATCGGACGGATTTGCCCATTACACCTTGTACAAGGTGTTGCTGTACACGTGCGTATCGCTGGTGTTGGCTTATTTCCTGCCTAAGGTGAAGCTGTTGTACGATCGGGTGATTAAATACTACAGCCTGGCATTGTACGTCATAGGCTATACGTTGGGACTGTTGGTTACCGTAGCGGTTCCGACCTTGCATGAAAATTATGCGCAAAATACGGCTGCTGATTATGTAGCGTTGACGGTACTCACAGCTTTTAATGTGCTGGTCTTCTTCAGCAGCAGGGATTTCCTGAATGCACTGATGACACGTCATTATCGAAGCATAGAGTTGTATCCGGTCATTATGGGGGTATATTTGCTGGGCATTATTACTGCCTTTCTTGGGGTTCAGTTCCGTCTGGGGGATGCAGGTCTCGTATTCAGTCTGGTATATTTACTGCTGGCGATTCTGTATATCGTATACGGCTTTCTCAAGCGGTTGGTCTACATTCGTAGATTCGGTCTGGGACTGACCCTGCTATCGACAGGCAAGCTGCTTTTATATGATCTGCACCTGTTAACAACAGGAAGCACCATCGTAGCCTACTTCTCCTTCGGTGTGGTATTGCTGGCGATTTCGTATATTTATCAAAAAGTATCCAATAGCATGGGAGAGGCCATTATAAAGCAGGATGTCGAAGAAAAAATGTAG
- a CDS encoding MFS transporter: MERKITLKHTLAYGSGNMLGSGALAVSGAWLMYFYTTFCGLSPVQAAAIFSVASIIDAVSNPIMGFISDNFHRTRLGRKFGRRRFFIMLGIPLMLVYPLLWVDGLGFWYYLSTYVLFELIYTSVMVPYEALAAEMTRDFGARSRLTGWKAMFGKMANFAAAFIPGRFIAAYGKDSPLPFLYTGLVFAAILLIAMAFLYKNSWERPDEELQKELEGEAPLSFIDSMKKLFVDISSTFRVKTFRHHLGMYLGGFSAEWLFTSAFTYFIVFSLFQSSEMVSNLNSFNSVIQLISTYLFIQFCVRKGFRMPFIAALVIVCFSVLGYGVLYLTGASNMMMWLYVVTLFMGLGTGGVYYIPWNQYTFLADVDEALTGRRREGIYAGMMTFAGKMVRAVVVFILGWVLQHYGFVSGADTQPLAAQHAIFYVLVVGTIALAIIGMIASVIMKLDIDSHKKLIAEIDRLKNGGSMKSAKPEARKVFEQLTGFNYDRCWGNNNVGFKNKPVDPKTHTPSM, encoded by the coding sequence ATGGAACGAAAAATCACACTGAAACACACTCTCGCCTATGGAAGCGGTAACATGCTGGGAAGCGGCGCACTTGCCGTTAGCGGCGCATGGCTTATGTACTTCTATACGACCTTTTGCGGACTGTCTCCAGTTCAGGCCGCAGCCATTTTCTCCGTTGCCAGCATTATAGATGCAGTCAGCAATCCGATCATGGGCTTCATCAGCGACAACTTTCACCGAACCCGCTTGGGCCGTAAATTCGGCAGACGCCGTTTTTTCATCATGCTGGGTATCCCGCTGATGCTCGTGTATCCGTTGCTTTGGGTAGATGGGTTGGGCTTCTGGTATTACTTGAGTACCTACGTGCTGTTTGAGCTGATATATACCTCTGTTATGGTGCCGTATGAAGCACTTGCCGCAGAGATGACCCGGGATTTCGGCGCTCGCTCCAGACTGACTGGATGGAAAGCAATGTTCGGTAAAATGGCCAACTTTGCTGCTGCCTTCATCCCTGGTCGCTTTATCGCCGCTTACGGTAAAGATTCTCCATTGCCCTTTTTGTACACCGGGCTTGTGTTTGCAGCGATTCTGCTGATTGCTATGGCATTTTTGTACAAAAACTCCTGGGAGCGTCCCGACGAGGAGCTGCAGAAGGAATTGGAAGGCGAGGCTCCTCTCTCTTTTATTGATTCCATGAAAAAGCTCTTCGTCGATATTTCATCGACCTTCCGGGTGAAAACATTCCGTCATCATCTCGGTATGTATTTAGGGGGCTTTTCAGCCGAGTGGCTGTTCACATCTGCCTTCACGTACTTTATTGTCTTCTCCTTGTTCCAAAGCTCGGAGATGGTATCCAATCTCAACAGCTTTAACTCTGTAATTCAACTGATTTCCACCTATTTGTTCATTCAATTTTGCGTGCGCAAAGGCTTCCGTATGCCTTTCATCGCCGCACTCGTCATCGTTTGCTTCAGCGTATTGGGCTACGGCGTGCTCTACTTGACAGGTGCCTCCAATATGATGATGTGGTTGTACGTGGTCACACTCTTCATGGGACTTGGTACAGGCGGTGTCTACTACATTCCCTGGAACCAATATACGTTCCTTGCCGATGTAGATGAAGCACTGACTGGTCGTCGCCGCGAGGGCATTTACGCGGGTATGATGACGTTTGCTGGCAAAATGGTGCGGGCCGTTGTCGTCTTCATTCTCGGCTGGGTGTTACAGCACTATGGCTTCGTATCCGGAGCCGATACCCAACCGCTTGCTGCTCAGCACGCCATCTTTTATGTACTCGTCGTCGGCACGATCGCTCTGGCGATCATCGGTATGATTGCTTCCGTCATCATGAAGCTGGACATTGACAGCCACAAGAAGCTCATCGCTGAAATTGATCGTCTCAAAAACGGGGGCTCCATGAAATCAGCCAAGCCGGAAGCACGTAAGGTGTTCGAACAGCTGACAGGGTTTAATTACGATCGGTGCTGGGGCAACAACAATGTAGGCTTCAAGAACAAACCCGTTGACCCTAAGACACATACTCCGTCCATGTAA
- a CDS encoding acyltransferase family protein, with protein sequence MKLNRLPSQRRYMPGLDGLRALAVIAVIVYHLNPGWLPGGLLGVGVFFTLSGYLITDILVSQWDTYHSFKMKDFWLRRARRLLPAMLTVVAVIVLCSLLFDPSRLTALRGDVPAALVYMSNWWFIFHQVSYFESFGPPSPLGHLWSLAVEEQFYILWPLLLALGLKCMPRRSALAGWVASLALISALLMAVIYVPGSDPSRVYYGTDTRGFALLIGAALALVWPSGKLKEQTSAKARLLLDSIGAISLLLLCHWAWASNEYDPSLYRGGLLGIALVTAIVVAALAHPVSHLGRLLGLKPLRWIGARSYGLYLWHVPVITLTTPQVDTDGVHVTRIIVQLLATILLASLSYKYIEEPIRHRGFRSWLAGIRSAVRRQARWRWIPATAASMLVVGVLAGAVHLYVASPDATIQAASSDEKPIAKSKAIPPLHGTVSVASRESQVKPPQASQGSKEQTPASTGPQTPQNTAVKAGTTDNLTTPSDTSTQQAAPATVDGSSVTAIGDSVMLDVQSYIEESFPGAVVDGRIGRQMAEAPAVLEQLRQNGQLGKTVIIELGTNGAFTKDQLSNLLASLKDAKRIILVNTRVPRPWESIVNKHLAEAASQDSRITMIDWYGASSGKNSYFEHDGVHLKPKGAKAYASLLAQALTKQSS encoded by the coding sequence ATGAAATTGAATCGGTTGCCATCACAACGTCGTTATATGCCAGGCTTGGATGGATTAAGAGCGCTGGCGGTCATCGCAGTTATTGTGTATCATCTGAATCCGGGCTGGTTGCCGGGTGGTTTGTTGGGTGTAGGCGTGTTTTTTACTTTGTCAGGGTATTTGATTACCGATATTTTGGTCAGTCAGTGGGATACATATCATAGCTTTAAAATGAAAGATTTCTGGCTGCGTCGTGCCAGAAGGCTGCTGCCTGCCATGTTGACGGTTGTGGCTGTCATTGTTCTGTGCTCGCTGCTTTTCGATCCGTCACGGCTTACAGCCTTGCGCGGAGATGTACCTGCCGCTTTAGTGTATATGAGCAACTGGTGGTTTATTTTTCATCAGGTTTCGTACTTTGAAAGCTTTGGGCCACCTTCTCCACTCGGACATCTGTGGTCGCTGGCGGTGGAGGAGCAATTCTATATTTTGTGGCCGCTGCTGCTGGCGCTGGGGCTTAAATGCATGCCAAGGCGCAGTGCACTCGCCGGCTGGGTGGCAAGTCTGGCGTTAATCTCTGCGCTTCTGATGGCCGTGATTTACGTACCGGGAAGCGATCCGAGCCGGGTGTATTATGGCACGGATACGCGCGGGTTCGCACTGCTCATCGGTGCAGCGCTGGCCCTGGTATGGCCGAGCGGCAAGCTGAAAGAGCAGACCTCAGCCAAGGCGCGGTTGCTTTTGGATAGCATCGGCGCCATTAGCTTGCTGCTGCTTTGTCACTGGGCGTGGGCCTCGAATGAATATGACCCGTCTCTGTACCGGGGTGGTTTGTTAGGCATCGCGCTGGTCACTGCTATTGTAGTCGCAGCATTGGCACATCCGGTGAGCCATCTCGGCCGACTGCTGGGACTCAAGCCCTTGCGCTGGATTGGCGCCCGTTCCTACGGGCTGTATCTGTGGCATGTTCCGGTGATCACACTGACGACACCTCAGGTGGATACCGATGGTGTGCATGTCACGCGAATTATTGTACAACTGTTAGCTACCATACTTCTGGCGTCACTCTCGTATAAATATATCGAGGAGCCGATCCGCCACAGGGGATTCCGTAGCTGGCTTGCGGGAATCCGTTCAGCGGTTCGCAGACAGGCACGGTGGAGATGGATACCTGCAACTGCAGCATCTATGCTTGTTGTAGGCGTGCTTGCAGGTGCTGTTCACCTGTACGTGGCGTCTCCTGACGCAACGATACAGGCAGCATCAAGCGATGAGAAGCCTATTGCGAAGTCAAAGGCGATACCTCCGCTTCATGGAACGGTATCCGTGGCTTCCAGAGAGTCCCAAGTCAAGCCGCCGCAAGCATCCCAAGGCAGCAAGGAGCAGACTCCAGCGTCGACCGGGCCCCAAACGCCCCAAAATACGGCGGTCAAGGCTGGGACTACCGATAACCTTACGACACCGTCGGATACTTCAACCCAACAAGCTGCGCCTGCGACAGTTGATGGCTCAAGTGTGACTGCGATTGGGGACTCGGTCATGCTGGATGTGCAGTCGTACATTGAGGAATCCTTCCCAGGCGCTGTTGTAGATGGGAGGATCGGCCGTCAGATGGCGGAAGCGCCTGCCGTGCTGGAGCAGCTGAGGCAGAATGGGCAGCTGGGGAAGACGGTTATTATTGAGCTGGGCACGAACGGTGCTTTTACCAAGGACCAGCTATCCAATCTGCTGGCCAGTCTGAAGGATGCGAAGCGTATTATACTTGTGAATACCCGTGTACCACGACCGTGGGAGAGCATTGTGAACAAGCATCTTGCCGAAGCGGCCTCCCAGGACTCACGAATTACGATGATCGATTGGTACGGAGCCAGCTCTGGTAAAAACTCATACTTCGAACATGACGGAGTCCATTTGAAACCCAAGGGCGCTAAAGCCTATGCGTCTTTGCTGGCTCAGGCCCTAACGAAGCAATCTTCATGA
- a CDS encoding polysaccharide deacetylase family protein → MEKGYSHSRASEYRSKRNRRRLVLAAILLFIVGCITLITIMFSDSKPPVQTQELAKKTDSVAHDPSKVKANTDSKGKATLPKDETGVEDGAFVEKYLNQQMLGQKPDGANGKKVAYLSFDDGPSVTVTPQILDILKKQKVKATFFIVGKEANENEHTRSIVKRIVKEGHAVGNHTYSHNYKYLYPYRKVNTERVMQDIERNNQVLKSILGPSFSTRMVRFPGGHMTWERRDPQGMAALDKVLLQKDYHQVDWNVLNKDAEGKPKKAAALINQFIKSVKGREKAIILMHDTYGKEETAKALPQIIEYLKKQGYEFKIMK, encoded by the coding sequence ATGGAAAAGGGCTATTCACATAGTAGGGCAAGCGAGTACCGCTCAAAGAGGAACAGAAGAAGACTCGTGTTGGCTGCTATTTTATTATTTATAGTGGGTTGTATTACTTTGATTACGATTATGTTTTCAGACAGCAAACCACCAGTGCAAACACAGGAGCTTGCTAAAAAGACAGATTCCGTAGCGCATGATCCATCTAAAGTAAAAGCAAATACGGATTCCAAGGGTAAAGCAACTTTACCAAAAGACGAGACCGGCGTTGAAGATGGCGCTTTTGTTGAGAAATATTTAAACCAGCAAATGCTCGGACAAAAGCCGGATGGAGCTAATGGAAAAAAGGTAGCCTACCTATCTTTCGATGACGGACCATCTGTGACGGTAACACCTCAAATACTGGATATTCTGAAAAAACAGAAAGTAAAGGCAACCTTTTTTATCGTAGGCAAGGAAGCCAATGAAAACGAACATACAAGGAGCATCGTCAAAAGAATCGTTAAAGAAGGCCATGCGGTCGGAAATCATACGTATTCACATAATTATAAGTATTTGTATCCTTACAGGAAAGTAAATACTGAGCGTGTTATGCAGGATATTGAAAGGAATAATCAGGTCTTAAAGAGCATTCTGGGGCCGAGCTTCTCTACAAGAATGGTCCGATTTCCGGGAGGCCATATGACATGGGAGAGAAGAGATCCGCAGGGGATGGCTGCATTGGATAAAGTGCTGCTACAAAAGGATTACCATCAAGTAGATTGGAACGTGTTAAACAAAGATGCAGAGGGTAAGCCCAAGAAAGCAGCCGCATTAATAAACCAATTCATAAAGTCAGTAAAAGGTCGGGAAAAGGCCATAATCTTAATGCATGATACCTATGGCAAGGAAGAAACTGCAAAAGCTTTGCCGCAAATTATAGAATATCTCAAAAAACAGGGCTATGAATTTAAGATCATGAAGTAG
- a CDS encoding right-handed parallel beta-helix repeat-containing protein: MFKRNDRPKHGFNALSLGVSFVFASSCLIGTAYADTSSSISSSALSTEISSTVDSSAVATTLAAGDLYVAPNGNVSNPGTISSPTTLEAALTQIAPGKTIYLRGGNYAYSSTITVQHGNNGSKGSLKGLVAYGSEKPVLDFSAQAFGSSNRGLQLNGDYWLVKGLEVKGAGDNGIYIGGSNNRIENVETHHNRDTGLQLGRYSTTASNSEWPSNNLILNSYSHDNADPDNGEDADGFAAKLTVGPGNVFDNCLAAYNVDDGWDLYSKTETGPIGEVTILNSVAHHNGQTSDGTSTKNSDGNGFKLGGDKIKVNHIVKNSIAFQNKKHGFTYNSNPGSITLTNNTSWDNGQSNFAFDKGDHVFINNLSFEGSSSDKTSGTDQDNSSVWWKNKKSTNAKGLVVSADDFVSLTPSITRGADGSIQLGNFLKLAKGSDLIGSGTPSGTNIGAR, translated from the coding sequence ATGTTTAAACGCAATGACCGTCCAAAACACGGCTTTAACGCTCTAAGCCTCGGTGTTTCTTTTGTTTTCGCTTCTTCATGCCTTATTGGAACCGCTTACGCAGATACGTCATCCAGCATTTCTTCCTCTGCCCTCTCTACAGAGATTTCCAGCACAGTTGATTCATCTGCTGTTGCCACAACCTTGGCTGCGGGCGACTTGTACGTAGCACCAAATGGTAACGTGTCCAATCCGGGCACCATATCCAGTCCTACCACTCTTGAAGCAGCACTAACACAAATTGCACCAGGTAAAACGATTTACCTGCGCGGCGGCAACTACGCCTACTCCTCAACGATCACCGTTCAGCATGGGAATAACGGAAGCAAGGGCTCACTCAAGGGGCTTGTTGCTTACGGCAGCGAAAAGCCGGTGCTTGATTTTTCAGCTCAAGCCTTTGGTTCAAGCAACCGGGGACTTCAGCTTAACGGAGACTATTGGCTGGTAAAAGGGCTTGAAGTCAAAGGTGCCGGGGATAACGGTATCTATATTGGCGGCAGCAATAACCGGATTGAAAATGTGGAAACCCACCACAACCGGGATACTGGACTCCAGCTTGGACGTTACTCCACTACCGCCTCCAACAGTGAGTGGCCTTCAAACAATCTGATTTTGAATTCCTACTCTCACGATAACGCTGATCCTGATAATGGTGAGGATGCCGACGGCTTTGCTGCCAAGCTGACTGTAGGACCAGGCAATGTATTTGATAACTGCTTGGCTGCGTACAACGTAGACGATGGCTGGGATTTGTATAGCAAAACCGAAACGGGCCCTATCGGTGAAGTAACGATTTTGAACAGTGTTGCCCACCACAACGGGCAGACCTCAGATGGAACGTCTACCAAGAACAGTGACGGCAACGGCTTTAAGCTGGGTGGAGACAAAATCAAGGTCAACCATATCGTGAAAAACAGTATTGCTTTCCAGAACAAGAAACATGGCTTCACCTACAATAGCAACCCTGGCAGCATTACGTTGACCAATAATACCTCATGGGACAATGGACAAAGTAATTTTGCTTTTGACAAGGGTGATCACGTGTTCATCAATAATCTTTCCTTTGAGGGAAGCTCCAGTGACAAAACAAGCGGTACAGATCAAGACAATTCCAGTGTTTGGTGGAAAAACAAAAAATCAACGAATGCCAAAGGTCTGGTAGTCAGTGCAGACGATTTTGTCAGTCTCACGCCTTCCATCACACGAGGTGCAGACGGTTCCATCCAGTTGGGCAATTTCCTTAAGCTGGCCAAGGGAAGCGATCTGATCGGCTCGGGAACACCGAGCGGTACCAATATAGGGGCGCGCTAA